A portion of the Citrobacter rodentium NBRC 105723 = DSM 16636 genome contains these proteins:
- a CDS encoding methyl-accepting chemotaxis protein — protein MFLRNVKIRSKLFAAFGLFIVLVTLSSGLSLLSLDRANRGMQNIITNDYLITVKANKLIDNFQEFVTTQQQMLMDEQGRWTEESQAKLNAVSQQISQLLDELNALPLNDDSRKLLAGIREVREQYLASRTRILDALRNHDRQAAMQEMFSTTMKIQRAYKEKVQAFIAIEDGQMREAGIQVEKDFNANLLLLVGMVLAGVIVSCIAGLYIARSITRPLEEAVQFAKAIAGGDLTRSIATDQRDETGVLLQALMAMKTRLLEIVQQVQNGSENISSAAAQIVAGHKDLAARTEEQVSSVEQTAASMEQITATVKNTAEHTAEATKLSAEAATVVKNNGGMMNQVTQKMRVINETSQRMTDIINLIDAIAFQTNILALNAAVEAARAGEHGRGFAVVAGEVRQLAQKSASSASEIRKLIEDSASQTQEGMQLVEKANGLISGMVSNVDEMDVILREIGQASSEQTDGISQINSAVGLIDAATHQNSSLVEESVAAAASLNEQALRLKDMVKMFRVSEKDALAA, from the coding sequence ATGTTTTTGCGTAACGTGAAGATTCGCTCGAAGTTATTTGCTGCGTTTGGTTTGTTTATTGTACTGGTGACGCTGAGTTCGGGTCTGTCATTACTTAGTCTAGATCGAGCCAACCGCGGAATGCAAAATATCATCACTAATGATTATCTTATTACGGTCAAAGCCAACAAACTCATCGATAATTTTCAGGAGTTTGTCACGACCCAGCAGCAGATGCTGATGGATGAACAAGGACGATGGACGGAGGAGTCACAGGCGAAACTCAATGCCGTAAGCCAGCAGATCTCGCAGCTGCTGGATGAGCTAAACGCGTTGCCGCTGAATGACGACTCGAGAAAACTGCTGGCCGGGATCCGTGAAGTGCGCGAACAGTATCTCGCCTCCCGGACGCGTATCCTTGATGCGTTACGCAACCACGATCGGCAGGCGGCGATGCAGGAGATGTTCAGCACCACGATGAAGATACAGCGGGCTTATAAAGAGAAAGTCCAGGCGTTCATCGCCATTGAGGACGGTCAGATGCGGGAGGCCGGCATTCAGGTTGAAAAGGATTTTAACGCGAATTTATTACTGCTGGTCGGCATGGTGCTGGCAGGCGTTATCGTCAGCTGCATCGCCGGGTTGTATATCGCGCGTTCCATTACCCGTCCACTGGAAGAGGCGGTGCAGTTCGCCAAAGCGATTGCCGGGGGCGATCTCACGCGCAGCATCGCCACCGATCAGCGGGACGAAACCGGCGTGTTGTTGCAGGCGCTGATGGCGATGAAAACGCGCCTGCTGGAAATCGTTCAGCAGGTACAAAATGGCTCGGAGAATATCTCCAGCGCCGCGGCGCAAATCGTCGCGGGTCATAAAGATCTGGCTGCGCGCACGGAAGAACAGGTCAGCTCGGTCGAGCAAACCGCCGCCTCAATGGAGCAAATCACCGCGACGGTGAAAAACACGGCGGAACATACCGCCGAAGCGACGAAGCTTTCGGCGGAAGCGGCGACGGTGGTGAAAAACAACGGCGGGATGATGAATCAGGTGACGCAAAAAATGCGTGTCATTAATGAAACCTCGCAACGGATGACCGATATCATCAATCTGATTGATGCCATTGCTTTTCAGACCAACATTCTGGCGCTTAACGCCGCCGTCGAAGCGGCGCGGGCCGGGGAGCATGGGCGTGGCTTTGCGGTCGTGGCGGGCGAAGTGCGGCAGCTGGCGCAGAAAAGCGCCTCTTCCGCCAGCGAGATCCGTAAACTGATTGAGGATTCCGCCAGCCAGACGCAGGAAGGGATGCAGCTGGTTGAAAAAGCGAACGGGCTGATCAGCGGCATGGTGAGCAACGTCGATGAGATGGATGTGATCCTGCGGGAAATCGGCCAGGCCAGCAGTGAGCAGACCGACGGCATTTCGCAGATTAACAGCGCGGTTGGTCTGATCGACGCCGCCACCCATCAGAACTCCAGCCTGGTGGAGGAGTCGGTTGCGGCGGCAGCGTCGCTGAACGAACAGGCGTTACGCTTAAAAGATATGGTGAAAATGTTCCGCGTCAGTGAAAAAGACGCGCTGGCGGCTTAA
- a CDS encoding methyl-accepting chemotaxis protein yields MSSHLYVSQRNTPLDDDTTLMSTTDLQSYITHANDSFVNISGYSLSELLAQPHNLVRHPDMPKAAFADMWYTLKQGEPWSGIVKNRRKNGDHYWVRANAVPMVRGGRVSGYMSIRTRATEEEIAAVEPLYKALNENRCSRRLHKGLVVRKGWPGKLPSMPVRWRVRSVMALIFAALAIALYATGASWQAQLMGALAMLLGTAAFEWQIIRPIENVASQALKVATGERNSVTHLNRSDELGLMLRAIGQLGLMCRWLINDVSGQVSGVRNGSETLAKGNEDLNEHTRQTVENVQQTVSTVNQMAASVKQNSETASQADKLSIAASSAATQGGEAMDTVIKTMNDIADSTQRIGTITTLINDIAFQTNILALNAAVEAARAGEQGKGFAVVAGEVRHLASRSASAANDIRKLIDASADKVQSGSQQVHAAGHTMNNIVSQVQNVTQLIAQISRSTAEQADGLSSLTCAVDRLNAITQKNAELVEESAQVSAMVKHRASRLEDAVTVLH; encoded by the coding sequence ATGTCTTCTCATCTCTACGTCAGCCAGCGAAATACACCGCTGGATGACGATACGACCCTTATGTCCACTACCGACCTGCAAAGCTACATCACCCATGCCAACGATTCATTCGTCAACATCAGCGGCTACTCGCTCAGTGAACTGCTGGCGCAGCCGCACAACCTGGTGCGTCATCCGGATATGCCAAAAGCGGCGTTTGCGGATATGTGGTACACCCTGAAGCAGGGCGAGCCGTGGAGCGGCATTGTGAAAAACCGCCGTAAAAATGGCGATCATTACTGGGTTCGCGCGAACGCGGTGCCGATGGTGCGCGGAGGACGGGTGAGCGGCTATATGTCGATCCGCACCCGGGCGACAGAGGAAGAAATCGCCGCGGTGGAGCCATTATATAAAGCGCTCAACGAAAACCGCTGTTCCCGCCGACTGCACAAAGGGCTGGTGGTGCGCAAAGGCTGGCCCGGCAAGCTTCCTTCCATGCCGGTGCGCTGGCGGGTTCGCAGCGTGATGGCGCTGATATTCGCGGCGCTGGCTATCGCGCTTTATGCCACCGGCGCTTCCTGGCAGGCGCAGCTGATGGGCGCGCTGGCGATGCTGCTCGGTACGGCGGCGTTTGAATGGCAGATTATCCGGCCCATTGAGAATGTCGCCAGCCAGGCGCTGAAGGTGGCGACCGGCGAGCGTAACAGCGTTACGCACCTTAATCGCAGCGATGAACTGGGGCTGATGCTGCGCGCCATTGGTCAGCTTGGGCTAATGTGCCGCTGGCTGATTAACGACGTCTCAGGGCAGGTCTCAGGCGTACGAAACGGTAGCGAAACGCTGGCGAAAGGAAACGAGGACTTAAATGAGCATACCCGCCAGACGGTGGAAAATGTTCAGCAAACGGTCTCTACCGTGAATCAGATGGCGGCTTCGGTAAAACAGAACTCAGAAACCGCCTCGCAAGCCGATAAGCTGTCGATAGCCGCCAGCAGCGCGGCGACGCAGGGCGGAGAGGCAATGGATACGGTGATTAAAACAATGAATGACATTGCCGACAGCACACAGCGTATCGGCACTATCACCACGCTGATAAACGACATTGCTTTCCAGACCAACATCCTCGCGCTTAATGCAGCGGTGGAAGCGGCGCGCGCAGGCGAACAGGGGAAAGGGTTTGCTGTCGTGGCGGGGGAAGTGCGTCATCTTGCCAGCCGCAGCGCCAGCGCGGCGAACGACATCCGTAAGCTTATCGACGCCAGCGCGGATAAAGTGCAGTCCGGCTCGCAGCAGGTTCATGCCGCAGGGCATACTATGAATAACATTGTTTCGCAGGTGCAGAACGTCACGCAGCTGATTGCGCAGATCAGCCGTTCGACGGCAGAGCAGGCGGACGGACTGAGCAGCCTCACCTGCGCGGTTGACAGGCTTAACGCTATCACCCAGAAAAATGCCGAGCTGGTTGAAGAGAGCGCGCAGGTTTCGGCGATGGTGAAACACCGCGCCAGCCGTCTGGAAGATGCTGTGACGGTACTGCATTAA
- the ygjG gene encoding putrescine aminotransferase, whose amino-acid sequence MNRLPSSASALACSAHALNLIEKRTLDHEEMKALNREVIDYFKEHVNPGFLEYRKSVTAGGDYGAVEWQAGGLNTLVDTQGQEFIDCLGGFGIFNVGHRNPVVVSAVQNQLAKQPLHSQELLDPLRAMLAKTLAALTPGKLKYSFFSNSGTESVEAAIKLAKAYQSPRGKFTFIATSGAFHGKSLGSLSATAKSAFRKPFMPLLPGFRHVPFGDVSAMRTVLSECKKTGDDVAAVILEPIQGEGGVILPPQGYLTAVRKLCDEFDALLILDEVQTGMGRTGKMFACEHENVQPDILCLAKALGGGVMPIGATIATEEVFSVLFDNPFLHTTTFGGNPLSCAAALATINVLLEQNLPAQAEQKGDMLLDGFRQLAREYPDLVQDVRGKGMLMAIEFVDNETGYSFASEMFRQRVLVAGTLNNSKTIRIEPPLTLTVEQCEQVLKATRKALAALRVSVEEV is encoded by the coding sequence TTGAACAGGTTACCTTCCAGCGCATCGGCATTAGCCTGTAGCGCACATGCACTGAATCTCATCGAAAAGCGGACGCTTGACCATGAGGAGATGAAAGCACTTAACCGAGAGGTGATTGATTACTTTAAAGAGCATGTTAATCCTGGTTTTTTAGAATATCGCAAATCTGTTACCGCAGGCGGGGATTACGGAGCCGTAGAGTGGCAGGCGGGAGGTCTGAATACGCTTGTCGACACCCAGGGACAGGAATTTATTGATTGCCTGGGGGGTTTTGGCATCTTCAACGTGGGGCACCGTAATCCAGTCGTGGTTTCCGCCGTACAGAACCAACTTGCGAAACAACCCCTGCACAGTCAGGAGCTGCTTGACCCGCTGCGGGCCATGCTGGCGAAAACCCTCGCCGCCCTGACGCCCGGCAAACTGAAATACAGCTTCTTTTCGAACAGTGGTACAGAGTCCGTCGAAGCGGCGATTAAGCTTGCAAAAGCGTACCAGTCGCCGCGCGGTAAGTTCACCTTTATCGCCACCAGCGGCGCCTTCCACGGCAAGTCGTTAGGTTCCCTTTCCGCCACGGCGAAATCGGCCTTCCGCAAACCGTTTATGCCGCTGCTGCCGGGCTTCCGCCATGTGCCGTTCGGCGACGTCAGCGCGATGCGCACGGTACTGAGCGAGTGTAAAAAGACCGGCGACGACGTGGCGGCGGTGATCCTTGAGCCGATTCAGGGAGAAGGCGGCGTGATCCTGCCGCCGCAGGGTTATCTCACCGCCGTGCGTAAACTCTGCGATGAGTTTGACGCGCTGTTGATCCTTGATGAAGTCCAGACCGGCATGGGTCGCACCGGCAAGATGTTCGCCTGCGAACATGAAAACGTACAGCCCGACATTCTCTGCCTCGCCAAAGCGCTGGGCGGCGGCGTGATGCCGATTGGCGCGACGATCGCCACCGAAGAGGTCTTTTCGGTACTGTTCGACAACCCGTTCCTTCACACCACCACCTTCGGCGGCAACCCGCTCTCCTGCGCCGCGGCGCTGGCGACCATCAACGTATTGCTGGAGCAAAACCTGCCGGCCCAGGCGGAGCAGAAAGGCGATATGCTGCTGGACGGATTCCGTCAGCTGGCGCGGGAGTATCCCGATCTGGTGCAGGACGTCCGCGGCAAAGGGATGCTGATGGCGATCGAGTTTGTGGATAATGAAACCGGCTACAGTTTCGCGAGCGAGATGTTCCGCCAGCGGGTGCTGGTTGCCGGTACGCTGAATAACTCGAAAACGATCCGCATTGAGCCGCCGCTGACCCTGACCGTTGAGCAGTGCGAGCAGGTGCTGAAAGCGACGCGGAAAGCGCTGGCGGCGTTAAGAGTCAGTGTGGAAGAAGTGTAA
- a CDS encoding NADPH-dependent 2,4-dienoyl-CoA reductase: MSYPSLFAPLDLGFTTLKNRVLMGSMHTGLEEHPDGAERLAAFYAERARHGVALIVTGGIAPAPSGVAVAGGAMLNDVSQVAHHRTVTDAVHDEGGKIALQILHTGRYSYQPQLVAPSAIQAPINRFTPHALSHDEILGLIDDFAHCAQLAREAGYDGVEVMGSEGYLINEFLAQRTNQRDDRWGGDYARRMRFAVEVVRAIRQRVGDDFIIIYRLSMLDLVENGSTFEETVQLAQAIEAAGATIINTGIGWHEARIPTIATPVPRGAFSWVTRKLKGHVSVPLVTTNRINDPQVAEAILARGDADMVSMARPFLADAEILSKAQSGRADEINTCIGCNQACLDQIFVGKVTSCLVNPRACHESKMPVIPASRPKNLAVVGAGPAGLAFAVNAATRGHHVTLFDALGEIGGQFNIAKQIPGKEEFYETLRYYRRMIEVTGVTLKLNQVVTAEDLLAFDEVILACGIEPRRPPIDGIDHASVLTYLEVLRDKAPVGNRVAIVGCGGIGFDTAMYLSQPGEATSQNIAGFCAEWGIDTTLRQAGGLRPEGAHLPRSPRQIVMLQRKASKPGEGLGKTTGWIHRATLLARGVKMIPAVSYQKIDDEGLHVVINGEAQTLKVDNVIICAGQEPRRELAEPLRAAGKTLHLIGGCDVATELDARRAIAQGTRLALAI, from the coding sequence ATGAGCTACCCGTCGCTGTTCGCCCCGCTCGATCTCGGCTTTACCACGCTGAAAAACCGCGTGCTGATGGGCTCGATGCATACCGGGCTGGAAGAGCATCCCGATGGCGCTGAACGCCTTGCGGCCTTTTACGCCGAGCGCGCCCGGCACGGCGTGGCGCTGATTGTCACCGGCGGCATTGCGCCCGCGCCGTCTGGCGTCGCGGTGGCAGGCGGCGCGATGCTTAACGACGTCAGCCAGGTTGCGCATCATCGCACCGTCACCGATGCGGTACACGATGAAGGCGGGAAAATCGCCCTGCAAATTTTGCACACTGGCCGCTATAGCTATCAGCCGCAGCTGGTGGCGCCTTCCGCGATTCAGGCACCCATCAACCGCTTCACCCCGCACGCGTTATCCCATGACGAGATCCTGGGTCTGATTGACGACTTTGCCCATTGCGCGCAGCTGGCGCGCGAAGCGGGCTATGACGGCGTGGAGGTGATGGGATCGGAGGGCTATCTGATCAACGAATTTCTCGCCCAACGCACCAACCAGCGTGACGATCGGTGGGGCGGCGATTACGCCAGGCGAATGCGTTTTGCCGTCGAGGTTGTGCGCGCGATACGCCAGCGCGTCGGCGATGACTTTATTATTATCTATCGCCTGTCGATGCTCGATCTGGTGGAAAACGGCAGCACGTTCGAGGAAACCGTCCAGTTGGCGCAGGCGATTGAAGCCGCTGGGGCAACGATCATTAACACCGGCATAGGCTGGCATGAAGCGCGCATTCCAACCATCGCCACGCCGGTGCCGCGCGGCGCGTTCAGTTGGGTAACGCGCAAGCTGAAAGGCCACGTTTCCGTTCCGCTGGTGACCACTAACCGGATTAACGATCCACAGGTTGCCGAGGCGATCCTCGCCCGCGGCGATGCCGATATGGTGTCGATGGCACGTCCGTTTCTCGCCGACGCAGAGATCCTGTCGAAAGCGCAGTCGGGACGCGCAGATGAGATCAACACCTGCATTGGCTGCAATCAGGCCTGTCTCGATCAGATCTTCGTTGGCAAAGTCACCTCATGCCTGGTCAATCCTCGCGCCTGCCATGAGAGCAAAATGCCGGTGATCCCGGCTTCTCGACCTAAAAATCTGGCGGTGGTCGGCGCGGGCCCGGCGGGGCTGGCCTTTGCCGTTAACGCCGCGACGCGCGGTCATCACGTCACGCTGTTTGATGCGCTGGGCGAGATTGGCGGGCAGTTCAACATTGCCAAACAGATCCCCGGCAAAGAGGAGTTTTACGAAACGCTGCGCTATTACCGGCGGATGATCGAGGTCACCGGCGTCACGCTGAAGTTGAATCAGGTTGTGACGGCAGAGGATCTGCTGGCATTTGATGAGGTGATCCTGGCCTGCGGCATTGAACCGCGCAGGCCGCCGATTGACGGTATCGATCACGCAAGCGTATTGACCTATCTTGAGGTATTGCGCGATAAAGCGCCGGTTGGGAATAGGGTGGCGATCGTCGGCTGCGGCGGCATTGGTTTTGATACCGCAATGTATCTGAGCCAGCCAGGCGAGGCTACCAGCCAGAACATTGCCGGTTTCTGCGCGGAATGGGGTATCGACACCACTCTGCGGCAGGCTGGCGGATTACGTCCGGAGGGGGCGCATCTGCCGCGCAGCCCGCGCCAGATCGTGATGCTCCAGCGTAAGGCCAGCAAACCCGGCGAGGGGCTGGGGAAAACCACCGGTTGGATCCATCGCGCCACCCTGCTCGCCCGCGGGGTGAAAATGATCCCGGCGGTGAGCTACCAGAAAATCGACGACGAGGGTCTGCATGTGGTGATCAACGGAGAAGCGCAAACGCTGAAAGTGGATAACGTGATTATCTGCGCCGGGCAGGAACCGCGGCGCGAACTGGCCGAGCCGCTGCGCGCGGCCGGGAAAACGCTGCATTTGATTGGCGGCTGCGACGTGGCGACGGAGCTGGACGCCCGCCGGGCCATCGCCCAGGGCACCCGTTTAGCGCTGGCGATTTAA
- the rlmG gene encoding 23S rRNA (guanine(1835)-N(2))-methyltransferase RlmG → MSHTDNGFRSLTLKRFPQTDDVNPLLAWEAADEYLLQQLDDTEIRGPLLILNDAFGALSCALAAHGPYSIGDSYLSELATRENLRHNDLDEASVKFLDSTAAYPQAPGVVLIKVPKTLALLEQQLRALRKVVTPQTRIIAGAKARDIHTSTLALFEKVLGPTTTTLAWKKARLINCTFSEPSLADAPETLSWQLDGTDWTIHNHANVFSRTGLDIGARFFMQHLPENLEGEIVDLGCGNGVIGLTLLAKNPQAKVVFVDESPMAVASSRLNVETNLPDAVDRSEFMINNALSGVEPFRFNAVFCNPPFHQKHALTDNIAWEMFHHARRCLKINGELYIVANRHLDYFHKLKKIFGNCATVATNNKFVVLRAVKLGRRR, encoded by the coding sequence ATGAGCCACACAGACAACGGTTTCCGTTCACTGACGTTAAAACGTTTCCCACAAACGGATGACGTAAACCCACTGCTGGCGTGGGAAGCGGCGGATGAGTATCTGCTGCAACAGTTGGACGACACGGAAATTCGCGGTCCGTTGCTGATCCTGAATGACGCCTTTGGCGCGTTAAGCTGCGCGCTGGCGGCCCACGGGCCGTACAGCATTGGCGACTCTTACCTGAGCGAACTGGCGACGCGGGAAAACCTGCGCCATAACGATCTCGACGAAGCCAGCGTGAAGTTTCTCGACAGCACGGCGGCATACCCGCAGGCGCCGGGCGTGGTGCTGATCAAAGTGCCGAAAACGCTGGCGCTGCTTGAGCAGCAGCTGCGCGCGTTACGCAAGGTTGTCACTCCGCAAACGCGCATCATCGCCGGGGCGAAGGCGCGCGACATTCACACTTCCACCCTGGCGCTGTTTGAAAAGGTGCTGGGACCGACCACCACCACGCTGGCGTGGAAAAAAGCGCGTCTGATCAACTGTACGTTCAGCGAACCCTCTCTGGCCGACGCGCCGGAGACTCTGAGCTGGCAGCTGGACGGTACCGACTGGACCATCCATAACCATGCCAACGTTTTCTCCCGTACCGGACTGGATATTGGCGCGCGCTTCTTTATGCAGCATCTGCCGGAAAATCTGGAAGGGGAGATTGTCGATCTCGGCTGCGGCAACGGGGTGATCGGCTTAACGCTGCTGGCGAAAAATCCGCAGGCGAAGGTGGTGTTTGTGGATGAATCGCCGATGGCGGTGGCCTCCAGCCGCCTGAACGTTGAAACCAACCTGCCGGACGCTGTCGATCGCAGTGAGTTTATGATCAACAACGCGCTCTCCGGCGTTGAACCGTTTCGCTTCAATGCGGTGTTCTGCAACCCGCCGTTCCATCAGAAGCACGCGCTGACCGACAACATCGCCTGGGAGATGTTTCACCATGCCCGCCGCTGCCTGAAGATTAACGGCGAGCTGTATATCGTCGCTAATCGTCATCTCGATTATTTCCACAAGCTGAAGAAAATTTTCGGTAACTGCGCCACCGTCGCCACCAATAATAAGTTTGTGGTGCTCAGGGCAGTGAAACTGGGGCGTCGTCGGTAA
- a CDS encoding M48 family metallopeptidase: MSQLTYLQGYPENLLAQVRTLIAERRLAAVLEKRYPGTHDFATDKALWQYTQDLKSQFLRSAPPLNKVMYDNKIHVLKNALGLHTAVSRIQGGKLKAKAEIRVATVFRNAPEPFLRMIVVHELAHLKEKEHNKAFYQLCCHMEPQYHQLEFDTRLWLTALSIRETAQ; this comes from the coding sequence ATGAGCCAATTAACTTACCTCCAGGGCTACCCGGAAAACCTGCTTGCCCAGGTGCGCACGCTGATTGCTGAACGACGCCTGGCCGCGGTGCTGGAAAAGCGCTATCCGGGCACTCACGATTTCGCCACTGACAAAGCGCTGTGGCAGTATACCCAGGATCTGAAAAGCCAGTTCCTGCGCAGCGCCCCGCCGCTTAATAAAGTGATGTATGACAATAAAATCCACGTGCTGAAAAATGCGCTGGGGCTGCATACCGCCGTCTCCCGGATACAGGGCGGCAAGCTGAAAGCCAAAGCGGAGATCCGCGTCGCTACGGTGTTTCGCAATGCGCCAGAGCCTTTTCTGCGCATGATCGTGGTGCATGAACTGGCGCACCTGAAGGAGAAAGAGCATAACAAAGCGTTTTATCAGCTCTGCTGCCATATGGAACCACAGTATCATCAACTGGAGTTCGATACCCGCCTGTGGCTGACGGCGCTGTCAATCAGGGAAACTGCGCAGTAG
- a CDS encoding Gfo/Idh/MocA family protein, protein MIRFAVIGTNWISRQFVDAAHETGKYKLTAVYSRSLEQAQTFANDYPVEHLFTSLEAMAQSDAIDAVYIASPNALHFPQTQLFLSHKKHVICEKPLASNLAEVEAAIACARENQVVLFEAFKTASLPNFLRLQQSLSKVGRMRKAFLNYCQYSSRYQRYLDGENPNTFNPAFSNGSIMDIGFYCLASAVALWGEPHRVQATATLLESGVDAHGVVVLDYGDFSVTLQHSKVSDSVIDSEIQGEAGSLVIEKISECQKVCFVPRGGKPQDLTQPQHINTMLYEAEVFAALVETNEVNHPGVSVSRVTAKLLTEIRRQTGVVFPADGVSHATPA, encoded by the coding sequence ATGATACGTTTCGCAGTGATTGGCACAAACTGGATCAGCCGCCAGTTTGTCGATGCCGCCCATGAGACCGGCAAATATAAGCTGACCGCCGTCTATTCACGCAGCCTTGAGCAGGCGCAAACCTTCGCCAACGACTACCCTGTCGAGCATCTGTTTACCTCGCTGGAAGCAATGGCGCAGAGCGATGCCATTGACGCAGTGTATATCGCCAGCCCGAACGCCCTGCACTTCCCGCAGACGCAGCTTTTCCTGAGTCATAAAAAGCATGTGATCTGTGAAAAACCGCTGGCCTCGAACCTGGCGGAGGTGGAAGCGGCCATCGCCTGCGCGCGGGAGAATCAGGTGGTACTGTTTGAGGCGTTCAAAACCGCCAGCCTGCCGAATTTCCTGCGGTTGCAGCAGTCTCTGTCGAAAGTCGGCAGAATGCGCAAAGCATTTCTCAACTACTGCCAGTACTCTTCACGCTATCAGCGCTATCTCGACGGCGAAAACCCGAACACCTTTAACCCCGCGTTCTCTAACGGTTCGATAATGGACATCGGTTTTTACTGTCTGGCGTCGGCGGTGGCGCTATGGGGTGAACCGCACCGCGTTCAGGCGACCGCCACGCTGCTGGAAAGCGGCGTTGATGCGCATGGCGTGGTAGTGCTGGACTACGGCGATTTCAGCGTCACGTTACAGCACTCTAAGGTCAGCGATTCCGTTATCGACAGTGAAATTCAGGGCGAAGCGGGTTCGCTGGTAATCGAGAAAATCTCTGAATGCCAGAAGGTATGCTTCGTACCGCGCGGCGGCAAGCCGCAGGACCTGACCCAGCCTCAGCACATCAATACTATGCTGTATGAGGCAGAGGTTTTTGCAGCGCTGGTGGAAACCAATGAAGTGAATCACCCTGGAGTGTCGGTCAGTCGTGTAACCGCCAAATTGTTAACGGAAATCCGCCGTCAGACCGGCGTGGTTTTCCCGGCGGATGGCGTCAGCCACGCGACTCCTGCGTAA
- a CDS encoding TerC family protein has translation MNTVGTPLLWGGFAVVVVIMLAIDLFLQGRRGAHTMTMKQAAAWSLVWVTLSLLFNAAFWWYLAQTEGRAVADPQALAFLTGYLIEKSLAVDNVFVWLMLFSYFSVPPALQRRVLVYGVLGAIILRTIMIFAGTWLISQFEWMLYVFGAFLLFTGIKMATAKEDESGIGDKPVVRWLRGHLRMTDTIENEHFFVRKNGLLYVTPLMLVLILVELSDVIFAVDSIPAIFAVTTDPFIVLTSNLFAILGLRAMYFLLAGVAERFAMLKYGLAVILVFIGIKMLIVDFYHIPIAISLGVVFGILVVTLLINAWVNHQRDKQQQA, from the coding sequence ATGAATACTGTCGGCACACCGTTGTTATGGGGCGGATTCGCTGTCGTTGTGGTGATCATGCTGGCTATCGACCTCTTTCTTCAGGGGCGTCGTGGCGCACACACGATGACCATGAAGCAAGCGGCAGCCTGGTCCCTCGTCTGGGTTACTCTCTCGTTACTGTTTAACGCCGCCTTCTGGTGGTATCTGGCGCAAACCGAAGGGCGCGCGGTCGCCGATCCGCAGGCGCTTGCCTTCCTCACCGGTTATCTGATTGAAAAATCGCTGGCCGTCGATAACGTCTTTGTCTGGCTGATGCTGTTCAGCTACTTCTCGGTGCCGCCTGCGCTACAGCGTCGGGTGCTGGTCTACGGCGTGCTGGGCGCCATTATCCTGCGTACCATTATGATTTTCGCCGGCACCTGGCTTATCTCTCAGTTTGAATGGATGCTGTATGTGTTCGGCGCTTTCCTGCTGTTTACCGGTATTAAGATGGCGACGGCGAAAGAGGACGAGTCCGGAATTGGCGACAAGCCGGTGGTCCGCTGGCTACGCGGACATCTGCGCATGACCGACACCATTGAGAACGAGCATTTCTTCGTGCGGAAAAACGGTCTGCTGTACGTCACGCCGCTGATGCTGGTGCTTATTCTGGTGGAGCTGAGCGACGTCATTTTCGCGGTCGACAGTATCCCGGCCATTTTTGCGGTGACCACCGACCCGTTCATCGTGCTGACCTCGAACCTGTTCGCGATCCTCGGCCTGCGCGCGATGTACTTCCTGCTGGCGGGCGTGGCGGAGCGCTTCGCGATGCTCAAATACGGTCTGGCGGTGATCCTGGTGTTTATCGGTATTAAGATGCTGATCGTCGACTTCTACCACATCCCGATTGCCATCTCGCTGGGCGTGGTGTTCGGCATTCTGGTGGTGACGCTGCTTATTAATGCGTGGGTGAACCATCAGCGCGATAAGCAGCAACAGGCTTAA